The genomic segment GGAATAAGGAAAGTTATGACAAGTTTTGCCTTGGGCCATGAAGGCTCTGATGGCGTGGGCAGGACACATGTTGGTGATGAGCGACACAGCAGCGTGTCCCACGCCCTCCCGGTGCATCTCCGCGGCCGCAGGGAccctggtggggctgggggttcCCCGTCTTCATCCAGGGACCTCGACCACCTCCCAGCTGTGAGTCAGCCCTGCCAGAGCCGGGCTCAGCAGAGCCGGAGGGTGCTAGATGCGCCCCCCAGGATGGGGCCAGCCCTGAGagcccccagctgtgcccccaGCGGTGCCCCCAGCGGTgccccctccttccctccagctGCAGCAGGCGCCTTGCAGGGAGCAGCCACGCAGCGCTGGCCCCACGCCCCGAGCCAGCTCCGGCCCCCCGAATCACAGCTGGGGCGGCACATCTGGCCCGGGGGCACCGCTGGAGGGGAACCGCTGGAGAGGAACCGCTGGAGGGGGCCCCCCGCCCCACGCATGCAACAGCTGCCCCGCGGCCGCTCACCTGCAGGGTGGGCGCGGCCGGTCCCTCCTCGCCCGGCTCTGGGCGGCTCCGTACGGCGGCCCCGGCCCTGTTCCCGTTCCCGGCTCCGTTCCCGTTCCCGGCTCCgttcgccgccgccgcctcccggcccggccccgccggacAATAGCGGGTCCCGCCGGCGGCGGGAGTGGGCGGGGCCTGCTCCCTTATTAACATCCCTTCCGTTCCTAGCCAATCCGCGCACGCCGCCGAGCGGGGACCGGAAGGTCATTAGCATAAACCCGCCCCACCCCTATATTTGCATAACGAGAGGCAGACGGCCAATCAGAGCCGTGGCTTAAGATTCTCATTGTCATAATTTATGCAGCGCGGGCACCCCCTGctggggcgcggcggggccggggttgCCCCATTCCCGGGGATGTCCCGCGGGGACGGGAATGGAGTCTCCCCTTCCCGGGCCCGGGGCAGCTTTTCCCATTGCCACCTCATGGTGGTGCTGGAGAGCCCTTCACCTTCCTACCCGCCATGTCCCAGCCCCGAAGAAGGCCCCACAAACCAAGCCTTTTTCTAACCCGATGgatttattgaaaaattaaaagcacAAGCTCTGTATATATAAATACGACGACATTGCCAGCAATATACAAGGCCTCCGGTTGCTCTCTCTGCATCCCCACCCGTGGTCGGTGCCACTCACCTGGGCACAGGGGCAAACACCCAAGGGAGCAGCGGCCACCTGAAAACCCTCCAGCCTGAGCAGCGCCCACCTTGCTCTGTGTGTGGCACTCGAATGACAGCAGGGACACGCAGACCCCCACCGTTCTCCCACCCCACTCCCCAGCCTGGCCGAGGGGAGAGGGTGTGTTCCTAAAGGCAGCCCTCCCCACCCCAGAGAGGACAGGAATGGACGTGCACTGATTTCTGCCTGTTCTCACCCACCCTACCCAGGCAGTGAGAGTCTGCGGTGGGTgaggggacatctggggacaagCTGGGGGTGTCTGCACGTGGGGGTGAGGGCTCTGCATGGTGGGATGCTGCTTTCACACCTCGGCGCTGCCTTTCATCCCCATTCGGGTGCTCCCTGTCCCAAGCCACGCTCCCAAACCCCACTCGGGTTCCTAAAGGGCGACGTTGAATTCTGTGACCAAGAAATCAATGTAGTCCTTTTCCTTCAGCTTAAAGGCTTCAGCGATGATCCGGGCGGCTTCCCGGTGCTCTTTGCCCCGTAGCCCCGTGCCATTCACCTCCAAAATGACGTGGCCCACCTTCAGCTTCCCGCAGTTGTGCGCCGAGCCCCCGCGCTGCAGGAGACAGGGGGTCAGCTCGTGCTCCCCCCAACCCCCAGCTCAACCCAGGGATGAAATACGGGTGGGTTGTGGAAAATGGGAAATATTTCGTTTCCGTCATATTCAGCCTGACCCAGTGAATatagggcctgttgtgatgggacaagcgtgatggttttaaactaaagcagaGGAGGCTGAGATTaaggatgaggaagaaattgttggtcctaagggtggtgagagcctggcccagattggccagagagatggtggatgaaccatccctggagacatcccaggccaggctggacggggctctgagcaacctgagctggtgaagatgtccctgctcatggcagggggggcactgggggagctgggaaggtcccttcaacccaaactgttctgtgattctatgaaatgaaacatttcacatTTTGGAAAGTGGGGATGAATTTGACTTCCCCCCTGCTTGCTCCTGGAGCACAGCGCCAGCTGGGATGGCCAAGAATAACCAAGGTGCAGTCAGCTCTGCTTTAGTTTTGCTGTAAATAACTTGAATTTTGCCCTAAGTAAACAGCAGAGGAAACAGAGCGCGGAGAGAGCTCTCCAGGGCTCAGTTCCCCAGCTCTCATCCACCATTCCCACTCCCCAACCCCCTATCTGAGCAAGAAAAAGGGCGGTTCCAGACATATGGGGACACCAGCCAAGCCTTTGGGGCTGCCCGCACCCCTCTGAAATGTCTGTAGCAAATCCTTGGCTCCCAGGACGTGTTTTGTGGTATGGGATCATCCACACAGCACAAATGCAATCCTTACCAACCCCCCAGCAGAATGAGGCCTGGGGCTATAGGAGGGGGAAGCCCATCTCCAAAATCCCCTCTGGGGCAGGGTTGTGGCTGAAAGGCTGAGTATGCCCAGGGAGGAGTGGGATGGGACGTGCACTGAGTTCTTCCCATTCTCAGCCCAGCCTACCTGGATGGTGACGATGCGGGGCAGCGGCTGCCGCGTGTTCGCTCCCCCCTCGATGGCGATCCCCAGGGTGGGTGCGCTCTTGGACACTCGGATCAGACACGATGTGGGCTCCAGGAGCCCCGGCTGAGAGGATTTACAGATCTTTAGGTTAgaaattgcagacaggattcattcttttaagtgacaACAACACAGGGATAGATGGCAGCGCTGCCGAGGAGGCCGGGCATGTTCACCCAGGGGAGAGGGATGGACACGATGCCCACAGTTGCTCTCTGACTTTTGACATCCAAGATCCCAGCCTGGAAGGGCTTGGGGAGTTGCAGAGCAGCTTTGCAACTGCCTGCCTACACCCCTCAAACTTGCCACCATCAGAAACACTCCACTTTACGTCTGGTATCTGGTGTCACCTTCCCTTCCAGGCGACAGGAGACTTCACTGTGCCCTGCGGATGTCCCCtcagggccaggagctctgccaCATCCCAAGCAGCTGcgtgctggggctgggagggaccAGATTTACTCAGGATGGGGTGAATCAGCCTACGTGCCCCTCTCAGCCATTCCTGCTTCCCTTCCCCACAGCTTAGCCCATCAGCGAGCTGACTCAGCTCATCAAACAAGAGGCTAAATAACCCATCAAAGGATTAACGAGGAAGGAGCAGGGAGCAGCGCTGTCCCTTGGCACCCTTGGGTGCCCACCCCGGGGTCCCTGGGCACCCAGCCTCACCGGCTTGGAGGCCCCTTCTGCCATCCCCTCGCTCCTCGCCACCTCCTTGAGGCTTCGGCTTTTCCCAGGGACCGGCTGCCGGCTCTTGTCCTTGCCGCTCGTCTCCACCTCCCCGATGTCCACCCCGCTGTCCTCGCTGAGGGTCTGCCCGCTGTCCGACAGCTGGGAGAGCGTGGAGGCTGGGGAGAGACGGGGCGGTTAGAGGTCGGGCAGCACGGCTCTGCGGCCGGCCGAGCACCCACGGGCTGGGGGAGGACCTGTCACCCGCtcccagggctgggcagcacccCTGGGATTTAGACCTGGACTTCCGAGCGGGGTTCCCAAGCGGATCCCTCCTCAAGAGCAAAGTTGAGCACAGGAGCATCAAGGAACAAGTGGCTTCATACCCAGGTTCAGGATCCAACCCAGATCCCGAACTGGGATGGAAGGAGAGGGCAACGAGTTCAGCGATTCTGCTGGAGGCCAGTTGGAGTCAACTTGTGCTGGCAGAGGATGGGAcagatctgaaaggaggttgcagcatggagggtgttgggctcttctcccaagtaacaagtgataggacaagaggaaacgacctcaagttgcaccaggggaggttcaggttggatattaggaaaaaattctttgtggaaagggttgtcgggcattggaacaggctgcccggggcagtggtggagtcaccatccctggaggtgtttaaaaggcatttagacaaggttcttagggacacggtttagtgctagagctaggctatggttggactcaatgatcctgagggtctcttccagctgaaatgattctataatctgacccaggaggggctggggacagaCCCCAGCAAAGAGGAGCTGCATGGTAGGAGCTTTCTCCTCTTGGAGGATGAAAGCTCTGAGTGCAGATCAAGGTTCTGCCTCTGGAAACAGGTGTGACAGCACCTGCAGAGAGGGCTGAAGGTCCAGGAATCAGCCCTGGGGCTTGGAGGAACCGGGGTGACACTGCTGACACCGCTCGGGCAGGATCCGGCCCCTGTTCAGTGCCAGAAGTCGTTATCCTGAGATGAAGCAACTAATTGGAGAGGGAGGATGGTACCACAGGAGGGCGACAAAGTCACTCGTAGCGGGTCCCACAGAGCCTGGCTGCAAACAGGACATTTCGAGGGGGGCTGACAGATGCTCCTCCCTCACTCCCACTTCTTTTTCCCGGGATACGCTCAGGACAAATCTGACTCCCAAGCTCAGTGAGGCTACAATTagactttctctctttttttccctcaaaaaaaTCTGGAGTTAATGGGAAAAATGAGAATTGATTCTTTTAAAACTCCACTGGAAGCAGATTTTATGACCTGATGCAGCAAAGCCCACACAAGAGAGAAATTGCAATCAACAGCCTAACAGAGCTTGGTCTAAAGGTCAGCCTGAACTGTACTGGGAACCCAGGGAGGCTTTGCAGAGCGAGCTGGATGCCGATGGGGAGCTGCTGGCTGCCCTGGGCCCTGCAGGTTTGCCAGCGTTGCCAAAACCCAGAGCCGAGGGCTTTGTCTCAGAGATTAACACCGCTACACTGTGGAAAGCTTTATGTGTTCCCTGGATTTTcacttcttctgctttttttaagCCATGACGCTGTCAAGCTGTTCTCTGCAACTGAAAATTcatcccagggaaaaaaaagcaaatgaacaCACGGCTACCAACCATCACATCGATCCAGGCTCTGTGGTGTCTACCCTGCCCTATTGACTTGGAGTTTGAACCAAAATCACAACGTTTGCCCCCATGGCCCCTCCCTGGCTGCCATCCCACATCCCTGCTGGGAAAGGGGATGCTCTGCAAGCAAGGTTGGTGCTCAGGTAGGGACCTGTAGCCTAATGGAGATATTTTCCAACTCCCTCCCCAGTTCCTGCCTTCAATATCTGcttcttctgttttctccctcAAGGAACACCCCGGAGAGGGTTTTTTCATCCTGTGGTTCATAACACGACACCCACCTCTGGCCTGGGGCAGGGGCCTCACTTCATTGACGTCGGGCTCGCTGTTGGGTTGGTGAACCTCCACCATGATGAAGTGCTGGTTGGCCACAGCCTGGGGGCTGCCCTTGTCTGGCGGAGGGGGGGCTGGGTGGGGTGGTGGGGGCGGAGGGGACGGGGAAGGGGGGCTCTGAAGCCCACCGGCTGCAGCGCTGTCTGGGGACGGGCTCTTCAACCTCGTTGGGGACTGGACCCTGGGGAAGGGACCGATGGGGTGCTGGCTGACCAAGGAGAGCTGGGCATCCATCTGCCTCCTGGAGCTGCGCAGGGCTGGGGAGATGGTGGCGTAGATAGGGCCGGGGACAGACTCCTCGGTGGAGGTGGTGGCAGTGGAAGTCACGCTGACCGTGTCCTTCTCGGGGTAGCTAGGAGGGGGCGTGGGGTTTCGGGGGGCCACGAAGAAGAGGCCGGACTGAGAGGACTCGGAGGAAGGGCGCTTGGGCTTGTCCTGCCCTGGGTTCCTGTGCTGGGCAGCAGAGGGGTCCAGCATCTGAGGGGTTGAAGGAGGAGGCGGAGGCTTGAAGTTGGGTGGTtcatctgggaaggaggagagatcATCCTGCCAGAGCAAGGACAGAAGATTTTAGGACACCAGACTCAGCTGCAATAACTTCCCCAGGCTCAGTCACCTGCATCTGCCTTCTTGTAGCGACCACAGTGAAATGAGGTGATTTTCATAAAAACACCTTTCTGCCCTTATTGGCAATATGAATATGACTCACAAGTGAAGATGATTAGAGAACAAAATACCCAATCTTGCTTTGGTTAGCACAGATACTACTCTTATTTAGACAGCTAATTCCTAATCAATGTGATTAATTTACTTCAGTGACTGCTGTGACATACACAGGGCATTGATGTAGCAAAAAGCTACAGAAACTGAGGCAAAACTCCGTATCATCAGTACCTCCAGCTCCCACCCAAGGTGCAGCAGCACAGTGTGGTCTCTTACCAGGGAGATGTCCGGCAGGGTGTTGATGCTGCTTTGGTGGCCGTCTCCACCTCCCTCCAGCTCCGACGTGTTCTGATAAGGCAATGAAGGAAAAGAGAACCAGGTCAGAGCAGCCAGGAGCAACCCCCACAGTGCCAGCACCACAGGGAACATGCAGAGTGATGCAGGGCACTGCACAACCCCCCCTGACAAGGCCGGTCTTTCACCCAGAGGTTTGTGTTTCTTTGGAGGTTCTGGGGAGACTCACACATCACACAAGTAAAGCAGCTTTGTTGGGATGCGCTCTCCCAAGCTAAGCAGTGTGCTCAAAGCGTGCTGTGAACCTGAGCTACCGGGGCAATTTCTGCTGCAGCAGAGGAGTGTGCTCCTCTTAACCCAAACCCCGGCTCCTTCTGTTTAATTTGGGAGGGGAGGGACCAGCTCTGAGGGCTGCAGGTTCAATACCTGGATCTTTCCCAGGAAAAGGGCAATAGAAAAGTTTCTGCAAACCAGAGCAGTCGGTCTCAGACGCAAACAGAAGCTGTTGCCACTGCTTTCCCTTTCTGAGTCAAAATGACATTAGAAAACGTCACAACACCGCTCTGAACGCATCCCAGCTCCAGAAATCAAGAAGGGTTTGTCAGATCTGTCAGTCTGTCTGCACAGGGGCAGCTGTCAGTCAGGATGGACCCAAGACGAGGAGGTGGATACAGCCAAGCAGAGCAAACAGGCACCCTGGCTAAGGAACAGCAGGGCTGGCAAGGCCGGGTGAGCGGCACAGGCTGGGTGCAGAGCTCTGTCTTGGCAAAACCAAGCATGAACCCAGCTGGTCCTGGGTCTAGCCCAGAGCtgtggctctgctgctggctttgCCCCCGGTGGGTACCAGACACCTCCTGGGGGATGCTGTGCCGATGGGAGacatccccagctccctctgaTCCCCCTGCAAGAGCAAACCCAGACTCAGCGCCCCTTTCCCACGATAACTCCTGATCTGGAGGTGCCGCTGCTGCTCAGAAAGGGCGCAGTTCCTTTCTGTCACGTTCACAGGGATGTTTGTGCTGGAACAGGCAGGGTACAGTTTGTGTTTAACTGCGTGTTATTTATTGCAGGGTAAACAACTGATTAGTTGAAATGCTGGTGCATCTGCTTTTCCCCCATctgctggaggctgctgctgtGCCTGTAAGACGTTAGCGTCCCAAAATAGACACGGGAGACATTAGAGAAGCTGCAAAAACATTGATGGAAAGTGCTTTTAGCTCTGTGGTTTCAGAAGGAACCCTGCAGAATGAGAACTAAAAGAAATGGCTTGTTCAGAGAGTGACAAGTCAAGTATTAGCTTGGGAAATCATTCCTTCCTCTGAAAAGGGTTGATTTCATCATCAATTAATCCAACATAAAGGCAGGTGGTTTTTGAATGGGAAACATCCCCTGCCCCTCCGTGGGTTGCTGACTGTGCAGCCAAGCTGGGGCAGAACTGAGATTTGGCTGAAGCATTTAACAGcagcaacagaaagaaaaggcTTCAGTCAGACCTGACACGGCACAGGGCTGTGCAAATCCAAGCAGCAGCACGGAGGACACGGTGACACCTTGTctgaggctggaggaggaggcAAGTAGGGTTATTTCAAAAGCAATCTGCCTTCATATTGATTAAAATGACCATGAACTTCTCTGGGCTGTGCACGCATTAGCAACAGGTCTTCAGATTTGATTGAAGTGCCAATGAGTTTAAAAGCTCGAGTGCCATCGTGTCCCTGCGTGACGCCAAGGAGCAGGGATGCTCAGCCGGGTAAAAGGCAGCGCTGGGGAAACTGCACCAAACTGCGGCAGCGCGCTCGCCGCACAGCTCCCTCCTTTTGCCATCGTTTCCTCTAACGAGAAAGCTGCTCTGCAGAAAGCTGCCCAAATACCACCCTCCCCCTGCACCAGCCCACGCCCAGATGCTGCCCAGAGCCTTTAATCCAGCCAAATGGCTGCGTGCACGGGGACAGAAGCCATGGTGGAAGTGGTGGCATTTCAGCCTGGCCACTTTGGGAGGATCTCAGCTGCATCCCTGACTCTCCACTCGCCAGCCCTGTCTGTGCCAGCCCCAACCCGCCTCCAAGAGTTCACTGAGCTGCTGGCAAAGGTGTGAGGACCAGACCCCTGTGCCACGACCGGGAGCAGCCTGCCATCAAATAGGCATAGTTACATCGCTATTAAAAGAGAAGAGTGCCCCATGTTTCCCCCCAAAATCTGGCAGTGTcttttcccccagccctgccactgaACTCTGTGCCCGTCACCATGACATCGAGCCCATCCCATGTGCCATGTCGCAACCTCATAGCTGGGACCAGTCTGCACCCAGACGTGAATCCTCCTGGCAAAGGGAGGGGTGCTCAGCCAGCtgcaccctgtgtccccccaccagACAGCCCTGAGCCCCTGCCCCCTGAACAGGGACACCAACACCGCTCATCTTCTTCAGGGCACTTTTTTCTGCTGAAGTGTGCATGCAGGAGATTTGCCTTTGCCCAAGCTTAGTACTTCAGGGGCAAAAGCAATTAAATAGAAATTGCTCTGGGCTATAAAATGTAATGGCTTTTAAGCCAAGCACATTTGCTTTCAGGAATTGGATATTTTAAGACTGTGCTTTCCTGGATTTCCCTTGAAAGACCCACCGAAGCCACACGCCACTGCTCTGAAAAATGAGTATTTATCAAGGAGGCTGCTCCTCTTACCGACTATCCGCTCCTTCACCCCATCTATTTTCTAGTTACTTATAGAAACTGGAGGCCAGGGGAGGCCCCTCCAGCCCCTCTGCAGGGTGCAGCCGGGAGACTTTGGTCCTTCCTGCCTTGTGCAGAGTCCACAGCAAGAGTGATGGAGCTGGAGAGCATCCTTCAGACAGGCAGCCAGTTTCTGTTCACAGATTAAGTGGTGGAGAAACCGCCACCTCCCTGGGGAATACAACCCAACCTTTAATTAACCTCACAGCTTCAAATGAGTCCCTTCTTTTCCAGTTACTGCTAACGACTGCTTTGCAGAGCTACTGAGCTTGACTCCTGCAGGGTTTAGAGTCTTAACAACCATGCCAGTCTGAGAATAAGCGCAgctttcctcctctctccccttccctctcccagcccagagctcccacccctgccctctctgacTCTGGGAACTCTGAGGGTGACACAATGACCCCCCGGCAGTGGCCTGCACACTGTCTCTGTCCTCATCACCTAAGAGGACTGTGCCAAGAACATGCGATCCCTCCACATGGGATGCCTGTGTCCATGCTGGAGAGGGTAAGAAGATAGcagagagctggagcagctccgtGACGGGGACATAGATGAGGACAACGTCCTCTGTTTCTCTGCTCTCTCTCTGCGGACAGAGATCAGTCACCAAAGAGGCATCCTCCTCCCAACTAAGAGCTCTGCTATGACAGAGGCTCTCCCCACATCCATTTCTAGCCTCTCAAAAGTCTGCAGGAGGATTTCTCCCAAGCTGAACATGCACAAAGCCGAGTGCACCAACCCCTCCTGCACTGGAGCACAGATTTTTGCAGACCCAAAGCCCACAAGGAAAATTCTCCCCCATCCCTGAGGATGTGTGATGGGATGTGACCAGACTACTGGCATTTAGCCAGGGTGCCATACAGGGAGacagcagcagggagagcaggcAGGGGGGCAGTCAGGGGTCCACCAGGCATTAATGCTGCTGATCCTTCTAAAAACTCAGCCCTGAGCTGTCGGGGGCTTTTGTGCAAGTGGTACCAGCTGGGTTTGGTTCAAGGCTGAGTCTAGTCCACAGCACCAAGGCCTGCAGCCGAGCTGGGGAAATAGCTCTGGAATGGCTCAGCAGAGCCACAGGATGAAAAAGCAGAGCTGGGTGAAAGGAGACGGCCGTTCACGTGGCCAAGTCGCATGCGGGGCCCTGGACAGCCTGCACCCTCCTCCCACCCGACGCACATTCGCGCACTCAGCCCGTCTACTATGGCAACCGCAGCACTCAAACTCCCCGTGTCAATGACGGCCCCTACCTCCATCAGGTCTATTAGCCACAAGAGCCGCTCCTGGGGACGTGCGAGGGGAAAAGCAGATTAAAACAACCACAAAAGCGAAAACGTAACGTCAGGGAGGATGCGGAACAAATGAGGGAGACAAGCAAATCCCGGCACCATGCATCCCTcctccccaaacccaccctgcagAATCCACATCCAGCTGCACCCAGTGCTGAACATGACGGCTGCAACGAGCCCCCCCCACAAGAGGTGCTGGAGGGGCTTAGGGCAGAACAGTGCAGAGCAGTCTGGGAGCTCTGcccctcctctctctcccctgtTAGCTGAGATGAGCATTCATCCTACTCAAAAGTGGCCTAtacaaagatggggacagactttttagcagggtctgttacaacaggaaaaggggtgatggtttaaactaaaggaggggagattcaggctggacatgaggaagaaattgttggccctgagggtggtgagagcctggcccaggttgggcagagaggtggtggatgaaccatccctggagacatcccaggccaggctggacagggctctgagcaacctgagctggtgaagatgtccctgtcatggcagggggggcactgggggagctggggaggtcccttcagcccaaactgttctgtgattctatgatccaccACAAACCAGCGCTCTTTGCTTGGCAGCCCAGGCACAGGGATAGCACAGGAACAAGGGCATCTTGCTCAGCAAGTCCTAGCAGACCTGTGCGGGCTCTCTGATACTTCAGAAAGATTTTCCCAGCAGGCCTTCAGAGAGCAGCACAAAACTCCCTTTATTCATCCTGATTCAGAAAGGATCTTGCTGGAATCCATCCGGAACAGAGCAGATGGCTTTCCTATGGGTATTTGTGAAGTCAACAGGATAAAAACCACAGCTCTGATGCTCTGAAACTCTTGGGAGGCTGGACTAAACTGGGTAGGCTGGACTAAACTGGGTGGGTAGGCAAAGTCTCAGGAAAGCCCTGGCCTATCCCTCCAGGCTGTGTTGCCTGGGCTCTGGGCAGCACAGTCCTGCTCACCCCGGCCATGGGCTGGTTTGCTTGCTGACACATTAACAAAAAGCCCATTGTCATCCCTTCTTTTCATGAAGGTTTTAATTTCCAAGGTTGCTAATGCATTTATGATGAAAGGCATTTTATGGCCAGGAAATTAATTTCGGGGCTGTGTGCCTGCACACTCTGAGGTGATTACGATAAGTTAATTAGACGGTGCGTGCAATGAAGGCCTGGCAGAGAGACGTGGGAGAGTTGATGCTTAACAGTGGAGAgtgggcaggggctgggacaCGATGCAGCTGGTCTGGCCGCGCGGTCCCTGCTGGGACGGGGAGCAGGAACCAGCGTCTTTAAGGAGGTGATTTAAAAGCAACAGCCAGAGCTGGTGAATAGCAGCAGGCACAGTGTGGCAGTGACAAGTCACTGACATTTGTGTGGATTTAGCTTGCATTGCGCTGCAGAGGTCCTGGAAGCGAAGCAGACTTCGTGCcttgctggggacaaagggacacttAGCACCAGGCCCAGTCCCCATGCCCAGGACAGTGTCACATCAGTCTCAGAGGCACAGGGATATCAAACACATGTCACAGAATCACCTTATTGCACCCAGCCCGCAAGGAATAAAGAAAGCTTTGGGGGAACCCATGGGGGAAGCAGAGTGAACAGGGCTCCCCGTGAGTGAAATGTCTCTAGAGCACTGCAGGGAAGCGCGTTTGTTGTAAGGCTGCCAGGAGCAGGTGTTGAATGAAAAAGGAAGGGAGGGACTCACCCGGGCTGAGCTGACGGTGGTGgcagtgaagtggctgctggagGAAGAGACGGTGTCACTGTAGGACATCATGGAGTAGGAGTCGGCGCTGATGCTGGGCCCCGAGGGCTGCCGTGCCTTCATGGACTCGATCTCTCTCTTCAGCACCAGGTTGTCGAAGCGGTCGAGGTCTTGCGGGGAGATGACGCCCCGCACCTCTGAAAGCAGTGAGAACTGCGCCAGGCAGACAGGCAACCAGAGAGAGGTTGGAGAATGATCACATTCCTGAGTAGGCGAAGACCCATCCTCCCACATTGCTCAACAGTGCTAACGAGATGTACTAGCAGGTAACACATGAGGAGGTTTGGTCCTAAACTTTACCAGAAGGTCCCCTTTCGCTGCACACCAGCCTGTATCCCCCATAATGTCCCACATCTGGACTTTGCTTTCATACTCTCACCCTTGATCCTGAGCAGATAACCTTGGAGGCACAAGCCACACTGTGACAACGGCTCAGTCCCATGGGTACGAGAAACTGTCCCTGACTTTGGTGTGGGTCTCACCTTAGCATGTGTGTTGAGTAGTTCGAAGAGCGCCATGACCAGAGCATCCACGGAGATGTTGCCTTCCTTATACTCGTCAAGGTAGTAGCCCATGGTTGCCCGCTCCTGTTCATTCAGCAGGTGCCGTGCCTGCTCCTCCAGCATGACTCGGGTCTGGTTCACCATGGTGCTCAGCGTTACCTGTGAGCCGGCCAGGCCCCGGTAAAACACAGGCTGCAGAAGAAGACAAGAGATAAGTTTTGGTCTGGGATGCTGAGGAATCAGCTGCTGAGAGGAGGGAGCTGTCTAAGAACTGTCCCCTTGCTCAGGCTCTGCCCACCAGCCCAAGCTGGCCATGTTCCAGCCCACCGCCCTCACCCCACAGCCTGCGGCAAAGCTGGAAAACGAGACTGGAAGGGGGATGCTGAGAGGATTCACCGCCACGGCCACTCACTCAGTGCCACTACTTGTCTGGGTAACTCCAGAGCTGTGATTATGCAGCACCAGTTGTCTAAACAAAACTGCTTCTCAGCTCTGTTCAGCAAGCACGGATGCCGTCCCTTGA from the Patagioenas fasciata isolate bPatFas1 chromosome 20, bPatFas1.hap1, whole genome shotgun sequence genome contains:
- the WHRN gene encoding whirlin isoform X2 produces the protein MSAELDGVSVHSSSSSSGSLGSAAGPVPRPLSANVRRLHQALTALLSEAERERFILCLNAYHGRRNVYDLVRSLRALLDGPRRRQLLPLLRLVLPRSDQLLFDQYTAEGPYLPPPGRPPPAPAPPPVVPGELRQVTLRRSKAHEGLGFSIRGGAEHGVGIYVSLVEPGSLAEREGLRVGDQILGVNGKSLDRVTHAEAVKVLKGCKKLNLSVHSVGRIPGGYVTNHIYTWVDPQGRSVSPPTGLPHHQNSSLRKDSEKRSHLQLLQEGDEKKVNLVLNEGKSLGLMIRGGAEYSLGIYITGVDKGSEAESTGLKVGDQILEVNGRSFLSIPHDEAVKLLKSSRHLIMTVKDIGRLPHARTTVDETRWIASSQIGETFVSSAGAVGDHAAEATARPVFYRGLAGSQVTLSTMVNQTRVMLEEQARHLLNEQERATMGYYLDEYKEGNISVDALVMALFELLNTHAKFSLLSEVRGVISPQDLDRFDNLVLKREIESMKARQPSGPSISADSYSMMSYSDTVSSSSSHFTATTVSSARNTSELEGGGDGHQSSINTLPDISLDDLSSFPDEPPNFKPPPPPSTPQMLDPSAAQHRNPGQDKPKRPSSESSQSGLFFVAPRNPTPPPSYPEKDTVSVTSTATTSTEESVPGPIYATISPALRSSRRQMDAQLSLVSQHPIGPFPRVQSPTRLKSPSPDSAAAGGLQSPPSPSPPPPPPHPAPPPPDKGSPQAVANQHFIMVEVHQPNSEPDVNEVRPLPQARASTLSQLSDSGQTLSEDSGVDIGEVETSGKDKSRQPVPGKSRSLKEVARSEGMAEGASKPPGLLEPTSCLIRVSKSAPTLGIAIEGGANTRQPLPRIVTIQRGGSAHNCGKLKVGHVILEVNGTGLRGKEHREAARIIAEAFKLKEKDYIDFLVTEFNVAL
- the WHRN gene encoding whirlin isoform X1, giving the protein MSAELDGVSVHSSSSSSGSLGSAAGPVPRPLSANVRRLHQALTALLSEAERERFILCLNAYHGRRNVYDLVRSLRALLDGPRRRQLLPLLRLVLPRSDQLLFDQYTAEGPYLPPPGRPPPAPAPPPVVPGELRQVTLRRSKAHEGLGFSIRGGAEHGVGIYVSLVEPGSLAEREGLRVGDQILGVNGKSLDRVTHAEAVKVLKGCKKLNLSVHSVGRIPGGYVTNHIYTWVDPQGRSVSPPTGLPHHQNSSLRKDSEKRSHLQLLQEGDEKKVNLVLNEGKSLGLMIRGGAEYSLGIYITGVDKGSEAESTGLKVGDQILEVNGRSFLSIPHDEAVKLLKSSRHLIMTVKDIGRLPHARTTVDETRWIASSQIGETFVSSAGAVGDHAAEATARPVFYRGLAGSQVTLSTMVNQTRVMLEEQARHLLNEQERATMGYYLDEYKEGNISVDALVMALFELLNTHAKFSLLSEVRGVISPQDLDRFDNLVLKREIESMKARQPSGPSISADSYSMMSYSDTVSSSSSHFTATTVSSARERLLWLIDLMENTSELEGGGDGHQSSINTLPDISLDDLSSFPDEPPNFKPPPPPSTPQMLDPSAAQHRNPGQDKPKRPSSESSQSGLFFVAPRNPTPPPSYPEKDTVSVTSTATTSTEESVPGPIYATISPALRSSRRQMDAQLSLVSQHPIGPFPRVQSPTRLKSPSPDSAAAGGLQSPPSPSPPPPPPHPAPPPPDKGSPQAVANQHFIMVEVHQPNSEPDVNEVRPLPQARASTLSQLSDSGQTLSEDSGVDIGEVETSGKDKSRQPVPGKSRSLKEVARSEGMAEGASKPPGLLEPTSCLIRVSKSAPTLGIAIEGGANTRQPLPRIVTIQRGGSAHNCGKLKVGHVILEVNGTGLRGKEHREAARIIAEAFKLKEKDYIDFLVTEFNVAL